In Nicotiana tabacum cultivar K326 chromosome 21, ASM71507v2, whole genome shotgun sequence, one DNA window encodes the following:
- the LOC107789951 gene encoding triacylglycerol lipase 2, with protein sequence MAVGILSCLRVLSLISLVILVLDQPCRVFGSSRERHFGFINHDSNGVDTAPPAGMCASTVAVHGYKCQEFEVRTDDGYILSVQRIPEGRVGGGGQNRQPVLLQHGVLVDGATWLLNPPEQSLAMILADNGFDVWISNIRGTRYSRRHVTLDPNDSEFWNWTWDDLVAHDLPAVIDFIFKQTGQKTHYVGHSMGTLIALASFSEGRQVDKVKSAVLLSPIAYLSHMTTALGDVAARAFVGEITKIFGLAEFNPKGGPVSNLLKFLCAQPGVDCYDLMSALTGKNCCLNASTVELFLNDEPQSTSTKNLVHLAQTVRDGILSKYDYGSDYNLAHYGEAKPPKYNLTNIPRYFPLFLSYGGQDALSDGKDVETLLDALKFHDVNKLTVQYIKNYAHADFIMGITAKDLVYNQIVSFFRNHG encoded by the exons ATGGCGGTCGGAATCTTGTCATGTTTGCGTGTTTTAAGCCTAATATCATTAGTTATCTTAGTGCTTGATCAGCCTTGTCGAGTTTTTGGTTCAAGCAGGGAAAGACATTTCGGCTTCATCAACCATGATAGTAATGGCGTGGATACTGCACCACCCGCTGGCATGTGCGCTTCCACCGTCGCCGTTCATGGTTACAAATGCCAAGAATTTGAG GTAAGAACTGATGATGGCTACATATTAAGTGTGCAAAGAATACCAGAAGGCCGCGTAGGAGGTGGTGGGCAAAACAGGCAGCCAGTATTGTTGCAGCACGGTGTTCTTGTG GATGGCGCGACATGGCTGTTGAATCCACCTGAACAATCACTAGCGATGATATTGGCAGATAATGGCTTTGATGTTTGGATCTCCAATATCAGGGGAACCAGATACAGTCGTCGCCACGTTACCCTTGATCCTAACGATTCG GAATTCTGGAATTGgacatgggatgatttggtggcCCATGACTTACCAGCTGTCATTGACTTCATCTtcaaacaaactggacaaaaaaCTCACTATGTAGGCCATTCAATG GGAACTTTGATAGCTTTGGCATCCTTCTCAGAAGGAAGACAAGTAGACAAGGTGAAATCAGCAGTATTGCTCAGTCCAATAGCTTATTTGAGCCATATGACAACTGCACTTGGTGATGTTGCTGCTAGAGCTTTTGTTGGTGAA ATCACCAAAATATTTGGTCTCGCAGAGTTTAATCCAAAAGG TGGACCTGTATCCAATTTACTCAAGTTCTTGTGTGCTCAGCCAGGGGTGGACTGCTATGACTTAATGAGTGCGCTTACTG GGAAAAACTGTTGTTTGAATGCCTCTACCGTCGAGCTTTTCTTGAACGACGAGCCTCAATCCACTTCAACCAAGAACCTGGTGCATTTGGCTCAGA CTGTTAGAGACGGTATACTATCAAAATATGACTATGGGAGCGACTACAATTTGGCGCATTATGGTGAAGCGAAACCTCCCAAATATAATTTAACCAACATTCCTCGCTAttttcctctatttctcagctatGGAGGCCAAGATGCACTCTCTGATGGCAAAGACGTTGAGACATTGCTCGACGCTCTAAAGTTCCATGATGTAAACAAGTTGACAGTTCAGTATATCAAGAATTATGCTCACGCTGACTTTATCATGGGAATTACTGCCAAGGATCTTGTTTATAACCagattgtttccttttttagaaaCCATGGCTAA